The following nucleotide sequence is from Erinaceus europaeus chromosome 8, mEriEur2.1, whole genome shotgun sequence.
ttttctatcaaataaataaagataattaaaaaaatttaaaataagaagtgTGGAATTCAGTCTCAGGAGCCCTGAAACACCATATACAGGCATGTGAAGTAGGGCAGCATGTAGGTAAAACCAATGAAGGCAAATTAGTACCAGTTGGCAGGCAAGATGGTAACTGAGCCCAGGAGGAAATTTGCATCCTCCCTGAGTTTATCTTTCCTCCCTAGTCTGAGCATCCTGCACAGCTGCAGAATCTGAACTTTTTCCATACACCTTTGGACAGATTGGAAGAGGGGTTGTGGGTGGTGGACCAGGAAGAGAACAGGGTCCAAGGCACGGGGGAGGGGCCAAAATGCAAGTAGCACTGGCATGCTTCTTCATGTTGCTCTTTGTTCTACTGTGTCTCCTGGGAATCCTGGGCAATGGCTTCATCGTGTTGGTGCTGAGCAGAGAGTGGAGGCGCCATGGGAGGTTGCTTCCCTCTGACAAGATCCTTCTCAGCCTGGGTGCCTCCCGTTTCTGCCTGCAGTGGGTTGGGATGGCAAACAACTTCTACTACTTCCTCCACCTGATGGAATACAACAGGGGACCTGCCCGGCAGGTCTTTGGTCTCTACTGGGACTTCCTGAACTCAGCCACCTACTGGTTTGGTACTTGGCTCAGCGTCCTTTTCTGCATAAAAATTGCCAACTTCTCCCACCCTGTCTTCCTGTGGCTGAAGTGGAGGTTCCCAGGATCAGTGACCTGGCTTCTGTTGGGTTCCCTCCTCATCTCCTGCATGGTCACCTTTCTCTTCTTTTGGGGAAACCACTTTATGTATCAAGGATTGAGGACTAGAACATTTTCTGGAAACTTAACCTACAAAGAGTGGACCAAGAAGATGGAAATTTGCTATTTCCTGCCCCTGAAATTTGTCACTTTGTTTGTGCCCTGCTCTATCTTTCTGGTCTCCATTGCATTCTTGATTCACTCTCTGAGGATGCACCTGTGGAAGATGAGTCACCATGCCCACAACCTGCAGGACCCTCTCACCCAGGCTCACACCCAGGCTCTGAAGTCACTCAtctgcttcctcctcctttaCACTCTATCCTTTGTGACCCTGGTCATTGATGCAGCAGGCTTCTTCTCCTCTGAGAGTGACTGGTACTGGCCATGGCAGATTTTGATTTATCTGTGCACATCTGTCCATCCCTTGATCCTCATTCTCAGCAATCTGAGGCTCCGGGGGGTGTTCAGGCAGCTTCTCCTATTGGCCAAATACCCCTGGGTAGCCTAGTCTGTCGGCATGATCTTCCTTCTCTAGACCCCTAGAAGAGACTCAGATGGTGATGGCTGAACCCTCTACCTTGGAACtatcatttttatgttttatttttttaaactatatttatttatttgatggagatagccagaaatcaagagagtagggggtgatagagatagtgagggacacagagacacctgcagcattgtttcaccacccacaaagttttcccctagcaggtggggactgggggcttgaacctagatccttgcacattgtaatatgtgtgctcaaccaggtgcaccaccacctggccctccttagaaatatcttttttttcactttttttttattggggaataaatgttttacattcaacagtaagtacaatagtttgtacatgcataacattccccagtttcccatataacaatataacccactATGTCAGGCATCTCCTAGATCATACCCTGGGTTCCTGCTCTGGGAATGAGAGGAGAAAAGTAAAATCTGGAGACTCTTACAGCTTGATATCTTCCTTGGGACACTTAAAATGGGGTCTTCCAGACCCCAGAGGGTGAGTATTTTTCAGAGGATTGGAATATAATATTGTGTGCCATTCTCTATGTTTGGTATATGGAAACATTTTGTTAAACATTCTGTTTAACTTGATTATCTCCTCTGGGGAACTAGGAGAAAAATGTGTCTTCCACAGAACTAGGCTGTGAATGGGGATGGGGGCATTTTAGAAAACTTTCTGAGGATAAAGTAATGGTTACTGGAGGTCCAAGACAGCAGTGATAATGGACAGTGACCAGGGATGGGAAATCTATTTGTCTTTCCTTCTA
It contains:
- the LOC103112835 gene encoding taste receptor type 2 member 41, with product MQVALACFFMLLFVLLCLLGILGNGFIVLVLSREWRRHGRLLPSDKILLSLGASRFCLQWVGMANNFYYFLHLMEYNRGPARQVFGLYWDFLNSATYWFGTWLSVLFCIKIANFSHPVFLWLKWRFPGSVTWLLLGSLLISCMVTFLFFWGNHFMYQGLRTRTFSGNLTYKEWTKKMEICYFLPLKFVTLFVPCSIFLVSIAFLIHSLRMHLWKMSHHAHNLQDPLTQAHTQALKSLICFLLLYTLSFVTLVIDAAGFFSSESDWYWPWQILIYLCTSVHPLILILSNLRLRGVFRQLLLLAKYPWVA